One part of the Ziziphus jujuba cultivar Dongzao chromosome 2, ASM3175591v1 genome encodes these proteins:
- the LOC107409876 gene encoding thioredoxin-like 1-2, chloroplastic translates to MACSLKTGFYISGVDEISNGSKSKGVSGFCSSFGFPHTREPNSRHFPVLYARFMGKHLLVSDQKGFRDLKVKTPRNFSVHAQASICVSRGMRWWEKTIQPNMVEIHSAQELVNSLLNAGDRLVIIDFYSPGCGGCKTLHPKICQFAELNPNALFLKVNYEELKTMCHGLNIHVLPLFRFYRGANGRLCSFSCTNATIKKFKDAMAKYGTERCSLGPAKGLDEKELLKLASIGEISIDLPFPSKEEERVENLVMESIDLSGSWSKAGNQIKLQEEKSVALKF, encoded by the exons ATGGCTTGTTCATTGAAGACTGGTTTCTACATTTCTGGGGTGGATGAGATTTCTAATGGCTCAAAATCCAAAGGGGTTTCTGGGTTTTGTTCCTCCTTTGGTTTTCCCCATACTAGGGAACCAAATTCAAGACATTTTCCTGTTCTTTATGCGCGTTTCATGGGAAAACACCTACTCGTCTCAGATCAAAAGGGCTTCAGAGATTTGAAGGTCAAAACCCCAAGAAATTTCTCTGTTCAT GCACAAGCATCGATCTGTGTAAGCAGAGGTATGAGATGGTGGGAAAAGACCATTCAACCCAATATGGTGGAGATCCATTCTGCCCAAGAGCTTGTAAATTCTTTGCTTAATGCTGGTGATAGATTGGTTATAATTGATTTCTATTCACCTGGTTGTGGAGGTTGCAAAACTCTCCATCCGAAG ATCTGTCAGTTTGCTGAATTGAATCCAAATGCTCTCTTCCTCAAAGTTAACTATGAAGAGCTCAAAACTATGTGTCATGGACTCAATATTCATGTCCTGCCATTGTTTAGGTTCTATAGAGGTGCAAATGGACGTTTATGTAGCTTTAGCTGCACAAATGCAACT aTTAAGAAATTCAAAGATGCAATGGCTAAGTATGGTACAGAACGTTGTAGCCTTGGCCCTGCAAAGGGTTTGGATGAAAAAGAGCTATTGAAATTAGCTTCAATTGGTGAAATCTCGATAGATTTACCATTTCCatctaaagaagaagaaagggtgGAGAATTTGGTAATGGAAAGCATAGATTTATCTGGTTCTTGGAGCAAAGCTGGGAATCAGATAAAATTACAAGAAGAGAAGAGTGTTGCATTGAAGTTTTGA